The genome window TGCTGAAAAATAGCCAACCTTTTAAGAGGAATTATCAATTAGAATTGGTATAAGAAAAGGGTGAACCCGATGCGTCGGTATAGTATTCAAACCAAGATCGTTCTCCCGTTCCTACTGCTCTTTGCTGTCGTTGCTATTGTGCTACCTTTGGTGGCTATCGAAATCTTTGCGTGGAAGTATAGCGAACAATTTACGCGTGAAACGGAAAGTTGGCTTGATACCATCATAGAAACGGGTTACTTTGAACAAGATCAAGAAAAACTCAGGCGTGCCTACAGCGTTGAGATTATGATTTTCGGTTCCGATTACACGCTAAACTATAATTCACTCAATAGACTCTCCGATACAGAGCAGGATTGGGCGAAATTGGCGGATAAAATGCGGCTCCGCGAGGTCAAGCAGCGTTTTGAAAACCCAGACGGAACATCCATTACACAAGACGTTACACTCGCTGGGAAACCGTATAAGGTTTTCTACCTTCCGCTTGAATTCGGACGCTTCTACTGTTTGCTGCGTCCAATGGAAGCGATCGCCGAGGCAAAACGCGCTTTCACATGGTATATGCTCAGTATTGCTGTCCTCGTTCTGGCTCTGGTTGCTTTTATCAGTCAACGGATTGGGAAAAACTTGACGAACCCTATCAAAACTTTGGTTGATTCGACAGCACGCGTCGCTATAGGAGACTTAGACGAACAGTGCGACCTTAAAACAAACGATGAAATAGGCGATCTTGCCACTGCGTTTAATCAGATGACCCAAGATTTAAAGCAATCAAGGGATCAGTTGATTCAAGCGGAGCGTCTGGCAACGGCTGGAAAGATGTCTGCTGCGTTCGCACACGAAATCCGAAACCCGTTGTCATCTATGCGGATGCTGGCACAGCTGCTGATGCAGAAACCCGAAATGTCAACAGAAAAGCATCAACAATCGCTCCGTTATATCCTTGAGGAGATTGAACGGATTGACACCATCGTCAAAGGGTTGATGGACTTTTCACGCCCCACAGCACTTAATCTTAAACAACAACCGCTCGCGCCTGCCCTACATGAGGTCTTGGCTTTGATGGAAGCCAACTTGGCACACCACCAGATTCAGTTAGTGTTAGACGTGTCACCTGTAACCCCAGAAGCTCAGTTTGATTCAGATAAATTAAAGCAGGCGTTTATGAACGTCGTTCTGAACGCGATGGAAGCGATGCCGCAAGGGGGTGCGTTGAAGGTATCCACGTTGATAGAAGCTAACAGCGTCTGTATCAAAATTACGGACACAGGTGTTGGCATACCCGCAGAAGACTTGGAACATCTGTTTGAACCGTTCTTTACCCGAAAGACGAAAGGGACGGGACTCGGATTGGCGAATGTGAAACGAATTCTTGAAGAACATCGTGGTGGCGTAGAGATTGAAAGCACGCCTGGGAAAGGGACAACGGTTTTGATGAGGTTAGTGACATAGGCGAGGTGTTTCCGCAAGAAACCCTCGCCTACTGCATCAATCTATCACAACAACCTAAATGTGCCTGCGCGATGCCGCAAGCCGATTGATGAGAACCAGAATATGCCCACTTGACATCCATCTGGCGATGTTAGGCAGCTCCGCTCGGAAAGTTTGCCACAGCTGCCCGCCGCGCCGTTTAGCAGTCAGACACGTTAGCAGGAGAAGATCATCGGAGTAAATCTCATGTTCAAAGAGTACTGCTTGTAAGGCTTTATCACTCTTTTCCGAGGGTGAAAGCAAACTTTCGGCGATAAGGCTCAACATTTCTCCATGGGTGCTTCTACCTGGATTATCCATCAGTGCCTTAATTACGGCATCGTCCACGCTACTATGTGCATCCCCAATTTGGTGTGAGAGTACAGCATAGAGGGTGCCAAGGTAATCCTCGAAGGTATGCTCTTGCGGATTCAGCACCTTCACCTGTGGGATCTTTGAGAGGACGCTTTCGGAGAGTGCTGTCAGTTCTACATCCGTCGGAACGGCTTGAGCTGCTGTGCGAATGCACCATGCTGACCGCATCGCAAAGTACTCATCTTTTTCAATAACGGTTTGAAGTTGTGGTGAGGTCCAAGCCGTTTGAAGCCGGGTGAGTGCCTCAAGGTGAATCTCACCACTCAGGGCTTCTGCCAAAAGATGCAAAGATGCGGTATTTAAATCAGCAAGCACACGTTGACGAGCTTTGGCTACAGCTGCCTTCTCACGAGCCTCCGCGAATCTTTTCCACTCACCCGTCGTCAACTTCTGTAATGCTTTCAGGTCTTCACGCGTCTCTTTTGACAATGCATGTTCAGCAATGTTCACTATATCGTTATTGCTATCTTTCAGTGCCTCAAGAAACCGTCTCACTGTTTCATGGACATCCGGGGCTCCGTAAACGAGCAGGAAGCTCGGATTGATAAGGACAGCCGATCCAGGCGTGATGCCTGAATCATCTTTCTGATCAATGACAGTTCTGATAGTTTGGAGAAAGATGTTTAGCACGTTGGCGACATCTTCCGGTGAGGCGTTCTCGTCAAGTTTGGGGATCAAGATACTCGCGGAGTCCTGGACATTATATCCCCACACAGCGTGTCCTGGCATTCGGCGCGCCGTCCCAACCTTTATGGTTTCAGTGTCTTTCACTTGCCATGTCAGATGATAGGGAGCGAGGAGCCACTCCAGTCCTTGTCCTAACGTTGCGTGCCGCAGGTCGAGATAGGTCACGCGGCATTCCGGTAAATTTAGGAGCGTCGCGACATCATCAAGACTCCCCGGCACCATATCGAGACGGAAATCCCCAGCGTTGACGAGGGTGTGAACCGCATCAGCAAGCGGTTGATTCCGAATTATCAGATTAAGTTTTCGGTTTAGTCTGGGGTGGGCTTCAGTCAGTTTCTTTAGAATTTCATGATCCAACGTCTGGATTGCTTCTGCTGCGGTCGCGCCGGTATCATCGTCGGACTGAATACCCGCCAGTCCCAAGGCGTGTTGGTAGCGAAGTCGGGCTTTTTCAAGGTGGCCACCTCGCTGTAGAGCCTGTGCCTCCGCCACTACTGTTTTCGCGTATTCCTGTCTTTCCACCGACAAGGTGTCTAACACTTCTTGTATAACCCACGCGGGAGGATACTGATACTTTTGCAGTAGAGGTTCTGCGTTTGGTTCACTGACTTCTTTTTTTATCCGTTGCGGTAGAGGTTCTGCGTTTGGTTCACTGACTTCTTTTTTTATCCGGCCCCGATAGGGTCGTTGAGGTAGAAGCTCTGCGTTCGGTTCACTGGTTTCAGTAGGTACAGTCGGCTTTATAACTGGAGCGTGTGGACGCACGCCAGCGGTTGTTTCGAGCCGCCGCTTAGAATCCCCTATAGCAAACTCACTATATCTACCGCGGAAACCATAACCCGCGTAACCAGTATCTTCACTCAAACCCCTACGTCTGCCGAGCGAGGGTGCTAAGGGCTGTTCTGGCCCGAAAAAGTCGTAGAAGAATTGGGGTTCTTCTTCCATTCCTCCAAAGAATCCTCGAAAATTAACACCTTCGGGCAACGGCACAGGCACCAAAACTCGCCGCGGGGGCGTTGGCTGTTGACTGAGATCCGAGATTTCGCTCTCATCTACAGCCACGAAACTCGTGTATTGGCTCATCAACCGGTAGTCAAGTGCGATGCGCGTGATTTCCTCGACAATTTCAGGCATATCGGCATCATACACCTGCGCGGAAAGGTCTTCTATTTTTTTTCGCGCCCACACCTTCGCCAAAACGTCGTTAGTAGGTTCGGCATCAGGAAGTGTTACATCAACCGCATAAGTGAGCGGTTCTCCTTCCACTATGCCAGATAACGTAAGCACTGCATGACCGCCTGCTGCATAACGTCCAAAGAGGATCACCGGACGACCCGCCCAGAGTTCAGGGATCCGTCGTGGATAGGTCTCGTAAACAGTGAGCTGCTTCCAATCCATCTGGATATGAGCAAGTTGGGCGTGATGGATACGTTCAACCACCTGTGTGACGAGTTCCTTGGGGTTGGTGTTGAGATCCAACACACCGCTCATCCCACCGCCTTGTTTCGCCACACCCTCAATCAGCAAGCGGTTTGGTGAAGAACCGATCCCGATCGTCCAAAAACGAATCGCGTCGCCAGCACGTCTTCCGACCTCCGCGATGATCTCCGCTTCATTGCCAATGTAGCCGTCGGTGAGCATCACGACGATACGGACACGCTCTGGGTCAACAGGAGCATTGAGCACCGCCTTGATACCCGCAAGCATCTCCGTGCCACCGCCACCGTGAATCTGTTGGATGAAAGTCAGAGCACTCGCTATGTTCTCTTCTGTTGCCGATACCGATGTTTCAAAAAGTTTGTTTACGTGGTTTGAGAAGGTGATAACCTGGAAGGTGTCATTCGGTTTACTGCGTTGAAAAAAATGCCGCATCGTCGCTTTCACCTTCGCCATCGGTTCACCCGACATTGAACCCGAATCGTCAACGAGAAAAACCAATTCACGCGGCGGGGCTTCGGCGAACTCGGCATCCAGTTTAGGTTGAACCATGAGCATAAAATAACGCTGCTCAGGCCCCGTAGCGTGTGCAAAAACGGCTATCTCCGGCTTCTCACCCACGACCTTGTACTTCATGACAAAGTCCTTGTTCGGAATCGCATCCATGGGTGAAATTTCTATCCTTGCCTCTGAGGGCTCAATCCGCTCCAACTTTGCCGTATGATTAACACTCTCAATGTCCTGAATCGGCACCCCCGCATCAAGCGAGACTGCAAGGTGGATGTCGTGTCCTGTGCGATAACCGGGTTTGAGAACGAGGGGCGTGATACGGGAAGCATCCGGCACGCCGGTTGTGTCCGGAGACCAGCCTGTTCCTGACGGGTCACCACTAAGTGTAACCTTCGTTACGCGCTCCTCTACTTCGCCAACCTTCCCCTCTAACGCCTTCGGCAGCTGCGGCTTCTTGGAGATCGGATCACCTGGAATATATCGGGGTCCAACGACCATCGGGAAGTGGAATTCGTAAGTGCCCATGTCGTAATTGAGGACATCCACGTATGAGATTTCAATATGAATTTCCTGATCGGATTTTATGTTGCCAACGGATTGTGTAAAGATATTCGGTCGCTCTTGCTCCAGCAAGCTTGCCGTCTGTCCTTGCTGTATCGCCTGCTCATAGATAGCACGTGCTTCAGCTCGACGTTTCATCACACCGACAATCGTGCGTTCCGCAATCTTCATCGTCATCGCGTCCACTGCAGCGGTATGCGGTAGCGGAAAGACATACACTGCCTCAATGTTCTCATCATAAGGATTGTAGAAGGTTTGGATCACGGTAGCACGGGCGATAAAGCCAGAGATGTCCACCTTCACATCGGTATGTTTTAGCGGACATTCTACCACTTCATCAGCGATTTTGACGCGTAACGCACCCTGTGTAACCTGCTTTTCCATCGGCTCCAAGGGGGATGGGGTTTCTGTAAAGGCAGTATCGCCGGACATACCTATCGTTACCAGAGCCAACAGTAAGTAATACACCCCCGCCTGGGGCAGCCTCGCTAACATCCGATTCAGTTTCAGTCGTTTCATGAGATTCTCCGCATTCAGTTCTATTGATGATTAGCATCTAAAACGTTGGAGATACTAATGAGGTTTACATACAGCCAAAACTCTCTCAAGAGAGAACATTTTTTACAATTTAACCACCCCAAAGGCTCAATCTATCGAACCTCAGCAGCAACAGGGAGGCTAATATCCAAAACTAAATGGGCAGGCATGCCTAAGTCTGTAGCGACACGCGCAATGTTCTCACCACTCAGGGACGCTCCCCAGATACTATCTTTCTCCGTCCAATACAACTTTCCGCCTCCCACATCCACAGCGATGCTCCCTGGCGACACCAAACCCGTAATGAAATCGGGTTCAAAGCCGGAGCCATCAACCCCGAGACGCTGAATCTTACCCTCAGCCACTGATACGTAGAGCTGCTTGGCTATAGCGTCAATTCCGAGCCCCAGCGGTATACCCTCTAATTGCGTCACCACTTGAATGTTCGAGCCATCAAGTGCAGCACAGCGGATCTGCCACATTCCCTGCGTTGTTTTCTCCGTCCAATAAAGTTTCTCATCTAATACATCCGCGACCAGATGCCTCGGCGAAGCCAAACCTGTGATGAAATCGGGTTCAAAGTCAAAACCGTGCTCACTGAGACGCTGAATCTTACCCGATGATCCCGTCACGTAGAGATGCTGCTTCACGATCGTCATATCTGTAGGTATACCTGTTAATTCTTCATGAAAATTTAGGATGCGCGCTGTGGTTCGGTCCTTACTGGCGTGTCGGATCTGCCATGTGCTACTGCCTGTTTTCTCTGTCCAATAGTAGTCATGATGACTTAGGACAAGACTTGTTGCGTTTTGGAGGCCTGGGAAGAGGTTAACCACCGTGTCCTTCATGCAGCGGTGGAGCGTGCCATTCTCCATATCTATCCAATACATAACCGGACACAGAGACGGAACTATGAATCCAACATCTATCGTCATTTCTGGATTGCTTTTAAGAAGAGTTCGGAGGGGTGTTACATCTTGAATTGGATTCGGCTGGATATGCAGCATTTGTAAGTTTGTCAACTGTGGGAGGACACTGATATCACTGATCTGATTAGTTTCCAACACTAACGAGTATAACACGTTCAAGTTTGCCAACGGTCCCAGGTCCCTTATCTCATTATTAGCGAGATCCAACTGCCTCAATTCTGTCAAGTTTGCTAACGGCGTAAGCGTGCTTATCTCATTATCAGAAAGTTGTAATACACTCAATTCTGTCAAGTTTGCTAACGGCGTGAGGTCACTTATCTCATTATTAGCGAGATCCAACTGCCTCAATTCTGTCAAGTTTGCTAACGGCGTAAGCGTGCTTATCTCATTATCGGAGAGTCGTAATACACTCAATTCTGTTAAGTTTGCTAACGGCGTAAGCGTGCTTATCTCATTATTAGCGAGTTGTAATACCCTCAATTCTGTCAAGTTTGCTAACGGCGTAAGCGTGCTTATCTCATTATCAGAGAGTTGTAATACCCTCAATTCTGTCGCATGCTCCAATCCTGTGAGGCTGGTTATCTGTTCGCCATAAGAAGACAACTCGTATAAACTTTGCAGTGCCTCCTGCGTGAAGGGGCTGCACGAAGTTAACCCCAGAGCCTCGCGTACCTCGGCCGCTAAATTCCCATCAGGCATTAAACCCGGCTCAGGCAGCGGTAACGGGAAAAGAAGGTTTAATAAATTTGGACTACGATTACGGAGTGTGTACAGGAGCGTTACATCAATTGGATTAGCCCTGATATCTAACTTCTCCAATGCTGTCAAGTTTGACAACGGCATAAGGTCTATTATTTGATTATTATCAAGATATAACTCTTCTAATTGGGTCAAGTTCGACAAGGGCGTGAGGTCTACTATTCTATTATCCCACAGAAACAACTTTTTCAGCTGGGTCAAGTTCGACAAGGGCATGAGGTCAGTTATCTCATTCTTGGAGAGAAATAACACCTCCAATCCTATCAAATTTACTAAAGGCGTGAGGTTTACCCCCCTATTACGATCGAGAAATAACGCTTTCAATTGCGTTAAGTTTGACAACGGCGTTATATCTATAATGTGATTAGATCCGAGTTCTAACCGCGTCAAGTCTATTAAACTTGACAGCGGCGTGAGGTCTACTATTCTATTATCCGAAACATCTAACTGCTCCAATGCTGTCAAGTTTGCTAACGGACCCAGGTCTATCACTTCGTTGTCGGGGAAAGATAACTCTTTCAATCCTGTCAAGCTTGACAACGGTGTGATGTCCCTTATCCCATTCTTGCGGAAAGACAACCT of Candidatus Poribacteria bacterium contains these proteins:
- a CDS encoding leucine-rich repeat domain-containing protein, whose product is MILQRVKRRTLTTLRFYTCFVTLFTVGCWLNFAAAENEINWMPDANLRRVVREALELAPDALLTPQQLAGLTELYAHKQKIWSLKGLEYATGLKVLFLWDNWIIDITPLANLTQLKRLNLMSNEINDITPLLNLTDLAELFLESNRGIDINGLSRLTGLKELSLWGKGVTDITPLSSLTQLETLTLWHNRIVDLAPLANLVELKRLSFRKNGIRDITPLSSLTGLKELSFPDNEVIDLGPLANLTALEQLDVSDNRIVDLTPLSSLIDLTRLELGSNHIIDITPLSNLTQLKALFLDRNRGVNLTPLVNLIGLEVLFLSKNEITDLMPLSNLTQLKKLFLWDNRIVDLTPLSNLTQLEELYLDNNQIIDLMPLSNLTALEKLDIRANPIDVTLLYTLRNRSPNLLNLLFPLPLPEPGLMPDGNLAAEVREALGLTSCSPFTQEALQSLYELSSYGEQITSLTGLEHATELRVLQLSDNEISTLTPLANLTELRVLQLANNEISTLTPLANLTELSVLRLSDNEISTLTPLANLTELRQLDLANNEISDLTPLANLTELSVLQLSDNEISTLTPLANLTELRQLDLANNEIRDLGPLANLNVLYSLVLETNQISDISVLPQLTNLQMLHIQPNPIQDVTPLRTLLKSNPEMTIDVGFIVPSLCPVMYWIDMENGTLHRCMKDTVVNLFPGLQNATSLVLSHHDYYWTEKTGSSTWQIRHASKDRTTARILNFHEELTGIPTDMTIVKQHLYVTGSSGKIQRLSEHGFDFEPDFITGLASPRHLVADVLDEKLYWTEKTTQGMWQIRCAALDGSNIQVVTQLEGIPLGLGIDAIAKQLYVSVAEGKIQRLGVDGSGFEPDFITGLVSPGSIAVDVGGGKLYWTEKDSIWGASLSGENIARVATDLGMPAHLVLDISLPVAAEVR
- a CDS encoding ATP-binding protein; amino-acid sequence: MRRYSIQTKIVLPFLLLFAVVAIVLPLVAIEIFAWKYSEQFTRETESWLDTIIETGYFEQDQEKLRRAYSVEIMIFGSDYTLNYNSLNRLSDTEQDWAKLADKMRLREVKQRFENPDGTSITQDVTLAGKPYKVFYLPLEFGRFYCLLRPMEAIAEAKRAFTWYMLSIAVLVLALVAFISQRIGKNLTNPIKTLVDSTARVAIGDLDEQCDLKTNDEIGDLATAFNQMTQDLKQSRDQLIQAERLATAGKMSAAFAHEIRNPLSSMRMLAQLLMQKPEMSTEKHQQSLRYILEEIERIDTIVKGLMDFSRPTALNLKQQPLAPALHEVLALMEANLAHHQIQLVLDVSPVTPEAQFDSDKLKQAFMNVVLNAMEAMPQGGALKVSTLIEANSVCIKITDTGVGIPAEDLEHLFEPFFTRKTKGTGLGLANVKRILEEHRGGVEIESTPGKGTTVLMRLVT
- a CDS encoding VIT domain-containing protein yields the protein MKRLKLNRMLARLPQAGVYYLLLALVTIGMSGDTAFTETPSPLEPMEKQVTQGALRVKIADEVVECPLKHTDVKVDISGFIARATVIQTFYNPYDENIEAVYVFPLPHTAAVDAMTMKIAERTIVGVMKRRAEARAIYEQAIQQGQTASLLEQERPNIFTQSVGNIKSDQEIHIEISYVDVLNYDMGTYEFHFPMVVGPRYIPGDPISKKPQLPKALEGKVGEVEERVTKVTLSGDPSGTGWSPDTTGVPDASRITPLVLKPGYRTGHDIHLAVSLDAGVPIQDIESVNHTAKLERIEPSEARIEISPMDAIPNKDFVMKYKVVGEKPEIAVFAHATGPEQRYFMLMVQPKLDAEFAEAPPRELVFLVDDSGSMSGEPMAKVKATMRHFFQRSKPNDTFQVITFSNHVNKLFETSVSATEENIASALTFIQQIHGGGGTEMLAGIKAVLNAPVDPERVRIVVMLTDGYIGNEAEIIAEVGRRAGDAIRFWTIGIGSSPNRLLIEGVAKQGGGMSGVLDLNTNPKELVTQVVERIHHAQLAHIQMDWKQLTVYETYPRRIPELWAGRPVILFGRYAAGGHAVLTLSGIVEGEPLTYAVDVTLPDAEPTNDVLAKVWARKKIEDLSAQVYDADMPEIVEEITRIALDYRLMSQYTSFVAVDESEISDLSQQPTPPRRVLVPVPLPEGVNFRGFFGGMEEEPQFFYDFFGPEQPLAPSLGRRRGLSEDTGYAGYGFRGRYSEFAIGDSKRRLETTAGVRPHAPVIKPTVPTETSEPNAELLPQRPYRGRIKKEVSEPNAEPLPQRIKKEVSEPNAEPLLQKYQYPPAWVIQEVLDTLSVERQEYAKTVVAEAQALQRGGHLEKARLRYQHALGLAGIQSDDDTGATAAEAIQTLDHEILKKLTEAHPRLNRKLNLIIRNQPLADAVHTLVNAGDFRLDMVPGSLDDVATLLNLPECRVTYLDLRHATLGQGLEWLLAPYHLTWQVKDTETIKVGTARRMPGHAVWGYNVQDSASILIPKLDENASPEDVANVLNIFLQTIRTVIDQKDDSGITPGSAVLINPSFLLVYGAPDVHETVRRFLEALKDSNNDIVNIAEHALSKETREDLKALQKLTTGEWKRFAEAREKAAVAKARQRVLADLNTASLHLLAEALSGEIHLEALTRLQTAWTSPQLQTVIEKDEYFAMRSAWCIRTAAQAVPTDVELTALSESVLSKIPQVKVLNPQEHTFEDYLGTLYAVLSHQIGDAHSSVDDAVIKALMDNPGRSTHGEMLSLIAESLLSPSEKSDKALQAVLFEHEIYSDDLLLLTCLTAKRRGGQLWQTFRAELPNIARWMSSGHILVLINRLAASRRHI